The Montipora capricornis isolate CH-2021 chromosome 1, ASM3666992v2, whole genome shotgun sequence genome contains a region encoding:
- the LOC138054010 gene encoding uncharacterized protein: MGSGMSKKFEKCYIVHILSLVLLIAYGNAYMQADVCMIQSYFREKQGTGTEGPGNLLIAKRVRYHLNRTVTPSGLTFTGSCNDSRNKREFLMVKKNIRRLLTVTFHWNANKDYVLAIKDKNLQLEHKKKLDQRDYLFIRQCATNDCKRQSTLKKVMSPFYVKTGNNGIPMVGEHPRDTATWFKILGEDICDTG, translated from the exons GTACACATTCTTTCCTTGGTTCTTTTAATTGCCTATGGTAACGCGTACATGCAAGCGGATGTTTGTATGATTCAGTCGTACTTTCGAGAGAAGCAAGGAACTGGAACCGAGGGACCTGGGAACCTTCTAATAGCCAAACGTGTTCGGTACCATTTAAACCGCACAGTTACGCCAAGTGGCTTGACCTTCACTGGCTCGTGTAATGACTCTCGGAACAAAAGAG AATTTCTCATGGTAAAGAAGAACATCCGAAGACTATTAACGGTCACCTTTCACTGGAATGCAAACAAAGACTATGTACTAGCAATAAAAGATAAAAACTTGCAACTTGAG CACAAAAAGAAGCTTGATCAACGCGACTACCTCTTCATTCGCCAATGTGCTACAAACGATTGCAAAAGACAGAGCACCCTAAAAAAAGTGATGTCTCCTTTCTACGTAAAAACAGGCAACAACGGCATTCCGATGGTTGGCGAGCATCCTCGTGACACAGCAACATGGTTTAAAATTCTGGGGGAAGACATTTGCGATACCGGTTAG
- the LOC138054019 gene encoding cuticle collagen 34-like — protein MQGLLLVLGSLIYISSIASASSLEQLRHYKRSPNPCPPGCPGHCAPSCQVTCCSPAPPPPPPPPPPPPPPPPPPPPGPPGIDGPMGPQGPPGPDGPKGPSGAIGLPGAPGLPGLPGAPSGPPGRDGPMGPPGPPGNQGPPGDSGPPGPPGLPGPAGQPAPPGGPAPCPMVCSHTCIRSCPPVCCRR, from the exons ATGCAGGGTTTACTATTGGTGTTGGGTTCTCTTATTTATATCTCATCGATCGCATCGGCGTCGTCACTCG AACAACTACGGCACTATAAAAGAAGTCCGAATCCATGTCCGCCAGGCTGCCCAGGCCACTGTGCTCCATCATGCCAAGTAACATGTTGTTCTCCAGCTCCACCTCCTCCACCCccgccaccaccaccaccacccccACCGCCACCTCCTCCACCTCCTGGTCCCCCAGGTATTGATGGGCCAATGGGACCACAAGGACCTCCGGGACCCGATGGACCAAAAGGACCATCCGGTGCCATCGGTCTTCCCGGAGCACCGGGGCTTCCGGGTCTTCCTGGAGCACCATCTG GTCCACCAGGACGTGATGGTCCCATGGGACCCCCTGGACCCCCCGGAAACCAAGGCCCGCCTGGAGATTCTGGACCACCCG GCCCCCCGGGTCTCCCTGGTCCTGCAGGTCAGCCAGCTCCACCCGGCGGTCCAGCCCCTTGTCCAATGGTTTGTTCTCACACATGCATCCGATCCTGCCCACCGGTGTGTTGCCGTCGCTAA